From a single Planococcus shenhongbingii genomic region:
- the rpsU gene encoding 30S ribosomal protein S21 — protein sequence MTKTTVRKNESIEDALRRFKRTVSKSGTMQEVRKREYYDKPSVKRKLKSEAARKRKF from the coding sequence ATGACAAAAACAACTGTTCGTAAAAACGAATCAATTGAAGATGCTCTTCGCCGCTTCAAACGCACTGTTTCTAAATCCGGAACAATGCAAGAGGTAAGAAAGCGCGAGTATTATGATAAGCCAAGCGTAAAACGCAAACTGAAATCAGAAGCTGCGCGTAAACGTAAATTTTAA
- a CDS encoding NfeD family protein — protein sequence MRSLKGFMAFGLFLLSFLLLIPAIHAAGSPVYAVPIQAEAADMEAVIFEMDQAGNAAADKANRAWPSIMENDAVSSGDSQHALAMANANRDLQEYQAGEAEIVNADETFSEKLAGFLTNPFVVPVLLSIAALGLLLEMFTPGLGVPGLLGLSSLLLFFYGHLVAGLAGYESIILLIIGFALLAAELLVPSGIIGFLGLAAILGSVLLAGGNLKTTAIAILIALIVATAGMVIILKFFGKRLHLFKRIILTDATDTASGYVSAVNRPELVGQIAVTVTALRPSGTIKLNDERIDAVSDGRFVDSGKSVKIIKVEGSRIVVREIDQEGEE from the coding sequence TTGCGCAGCCTTAAAGGTTTTATGGCTTTTGGTCTTTTTCTATTGTCATTTTTGCTGCTGATTCCTGCTATCCATGCGGCCGGAAGCCCTGTTTATGCAGTGCCCATTCAAGCGGAAGCAGCCGACATGGAAGCCGTCATATTCGAAATGGACCAAGCAGGCAATGCTGCCGCTGACAAAGCGAACAGGGCTTGGCCGTCGATAATGGAAAACGATGCCGTTTCTTCCGGTGATTCGCAGCATGCATTGGCAATGGCCAATGCCAATCGTGATTTGCAGGAGTATCAAGCCGGAGAAGCTGAAATCGTCAATGCCGATGAAACTTTCTCAGAAAAGTTAGCGGGATTTCTAACCAATCCATTCGTCGTGCCGGTTTTGTTGTCGATTGCTGCTCTTGGATTGCTATTGGAAATGTTCACACCGGGCCTTGGGGTACCGGGACTGCTTGGGCTCTCCTCGTTATTATTGTTCTTTTACGGGCATCTGGTCGCAGGCCTGGCTGGGTATGAATCGATCATCTTGTTAATTATCGGTTTTGCTTTGTTGGCCGCCGAACTTCTTGTGCCGAGTGGTATAATAGGATTTTTGGGGCTTGCCGCTATACTCGGAAGCGTGCTCTTGGCAGGAGGAAATCTGAAAACCACTGCCATAGCAATACTTATTGCATTAATTGTAGCTACAGCAGGGATGGTGATCATATTGAAGTTTTTCGGCAAACGGCTTCACTTATTCAAACGGATAATCTTGACGGATGCCACGGATACGGCAAGCGGCTATGTCTCGGCTGTCAACCGTCCGGAACTGGTGGGGCAGATTGCTGTAACGGTAACTGCGCTGCGCCCATCCGGAACCATCAAACTGAATGATGAACGGATTGATGCCGTATCGGATGGCCGTTTCGTGGATTCTGGTAAAAGCGTTAAAATCATTAAAGTAGAAGGTTCTCGTATCGTTGTTCGGGAGATTGACCAAGAAGGGGAGGAATAA
- the floA gene encoding flotillin-like protein FloA (flotillin-like protein involved in membrane lipid rafts), whose protein sequence is MGIETLGLGAAIIAIIVILAIFFTFVPITLWISALAAGVRVSIFTLVGMRLRRVIPSRIVNPLIKASKAGLTVTINQLESHYLAGGNVDRVVNALIAAHRANIELPFERAAAIDLAGRDVLEAVQMSVNPKVIETPFIAGVAMNGIEVKAKARITVRANIDRLVGGAGEATIVARVGEGIVSTLGSSTSHATVLENPDLISQTVLAKGLDSGTAFEILSIDIADVDIGKNIGAELQTEQAEADKKIAQAKAEERRAMAVASEQEMKAKVVEMRAKVVEAEAEVPLALSEALRSGNMGVMDYVNYKNIQSDTGMRDSIARTGTEKADVK, encoded by the coding sequence ATGGGAATTGAAACACTTGGATTAGGCGCTGCAATAATCGCCATCATCGTTATATTGGCTATTTTCTTCACGTTTGTTCCGATTACGCTTTGGATTTCCGCTTTGGCGGCTGGCGTACGCGTCAGTATTTTTACATTGGTTGGAATGCGGCTGCGCCGCGTAATTCCGTCGCGGATTGTCAATCCGTTGATCAAGGCTTCAAAAGCGGGATTGACAGTTACCATTAATCAGCTCGAAAGCCATTACTTGGCAGGCGGTAATGTCGACCGGGTAGTAAATGCTTTGATTGCTGCACACCGGGCAAACATCGAATTGCCGTTTGAACGCGCAGCGGCAATCGATTTGGCCGGGCGCGACGTATTAGAAGCGGTTCAGATGTCCGTTAATCCGAAAGTCATTGAAACGCCATTTATCGCAGGTGTGGCAATGAATGGGATTGAAGTGAAAGCAAAAGCCCGCATTACAGTTCGGGCCAATATCGACCGTCTGGTTGGTGGTGCTGGTGAAGCGACAATCGTTGCCCGTGTAGGCGAAGGGATCGTTTCAACGCTCGGTTCCAGTACAAGCCATGCGACAGTGCTTGAAAATCCGGATTTGATTTCTCAAACCGTTTTGGCGAAAGGGCTGGATTCCGGTACTGCATTTGAAATCTTGTCGATCGATATTGCAGACGTGGATATTGGCAAAAACATTGGTGCTGAGCTTCAGACTGAACAAGCGGAAGCCGATAAAAAGATTGCTCAGGCGAAAGCGGAAGAACGCCGTGCAATGGCCGTGGCAAGTGAACAAGAAATGAAAGCGAAAGTGGTCGAAATGAGAGCGAAAGTAGTCGAAGCGGAAGCGGAAGTGCCGCTTGCTTTGTCAGAAGCCCTTCGTTCCGGTAATATGGGTGTCATGGATTACGTGAACTATAAGAATATCCAATCCGATACCGGCATGAGAGATTCAATTGCCCGTACAGGTACTGAAAAAGCAGACGTTAAGTAA